The Vicia villosa cultivar HV-30 ecotype Madison, WI linkage group LG1, Vvil1.0, whole genome shotgun sequence genome includes a region encoding these proteins:
- the LOC131596660 gene encoding uncharacterized protein LOC131596660, which produces MTAVRTVSYRYVINGQVSNIVKARRGLKQGDLVSPLLFVLVMEYLHSCLAELKETPGFKHHPRCAKLNITNICFADDLMLFSRGEEQQAILKTTQFVEGKLPFRYLGVPLSSRKISIAQCQSLIDKLAMRIQHWSIKMLSYAGHQQLINSVFMAILSYWMQAFPIPKKVIGKVESICRNFLWSAKAEGRKDYVAWENLCEPKNVGGAKHQRPASVEQDYDGEVTMEYPYEGRQTMD; this is translated from the exons ATGACTGCTGTAAGAACTGTATCATACAGATATGTGATCAATGGCCAGGTAAGCAACATTGTGAAGGCAAGACGGGGCTTGAAACAAGGAGATCTTGTCTCTCCCTTGTTATTTGTGCTGGTAATGGAATATTTACACAGTTGTTTGGCAGAATTGAAAGAGACACCTGGATTTAAACATCATCCTAGATGTGCTAAATTGAACATCACCAACATCTGCTTTGCTGACGATTTAATGTTGTTTTCTAGGGGTGAG GAACAACAGGCAATCTTGAAGACAACACAGTTTGTGGAAGGTAAACTACCTTTTCGATATTTGGGAGTGCCACTCTCTAGCCGAAAGATATCAATTGCACAATGTCAATCGTTGATTGATAAACTGGCAATGAGGATCCAACACTGGTCGATCAAAATGCTCAGCTATGCGGGTCATCAGCAACTGATTAATAGTGTTTTCATGGCTATTTTGAGTTATTGGATGCAAGCTTTTCCTATACCTAAAAAGGTGATAGGTAAAGTGGAAAGTATCTGCAGAAATTTTCTCTGGTCGGCAAAAGCAGAGGGCAGAAAAGATTATGTGGCATGGGAGAATTTATGTGAACCTAAAAATGTTGGGGGGGCTAAACATCAGAGACCTGCATCTGTGGAACAAGACTATGATGGTGAAGTTACTATGGAATATCCATATGAAGGCAGACAAACTATGGATTAG